A stretch of the Nitratireductor thuwali genome encodes the following:
- a CDS encoding quaternary amine ABC transporter ATP-binding protein: protein MEAKLKVRDAFKVFGTAPEDALERLRRGESKEQILAETGQVVGVQDVSFDVEEAQIFVVMGLSGSGKSTLVRMLNGLIKPTAGHILVDGEDVATCSPEQLRRIRRNKVAMVFQHFALFPHKTIAENVAYGLKIKGVGAAERRKKALASLDQVGLSAWADSYPAELSGGMQQRVGLARGLATDPQILLMDEPFGALDPLIRREMQDELLNLQKTLKKTIVFITHDLNEALILGDRIAIMKDGRFVQVGSAQEIVAHPADDYVSAFVADIDRGRVFTAGDVADEPAAVQLTASAEEAMAIMEERNLNALHVLDGDTVAGVVTYQDLSAEQRRNGKARMLASVVISDFPSAAKNAQLHELYGLASSGLPIAVVGEGGKLTGVVEPEAVFAQLSREEQPQDDGKSEEPS, encoded by the coding sequence ATGGAAGCCAAGTTAAAAGTTAGAGACGCCTTCAAAGTCTTTGGAACAGCCCCGGAAGATGCTCTGGAGCGCCTGAGGCGCGGCGAGAGCAAGGAGCAGATTCTCGCCGAAACCGGTCAGGTCGTCGGCGTGCAGGACGTCAGCTTCGACGTTGAGGAAGCGCAGATATTCGTCGTCATGGGTCTTTCAGGCTCGGGCAAGTCGACGCTCGTGCGCATGCTGAACGGTCTGATCAAGCCGACCGCCGGACATATCCTGGTGGATGGCGAGGATGTGGCGACCTGTTCGCCCGAACAGCTGCGCCGGATAAGGCGAAACAAGGTCGCCATGGTCTTCCAGCATTTCGCTCTGTTTCCCCACAAGACCATTGCCGAGAACGTCGCCTACGGGCTCAAGATCAAGGGCGTCGGCGCGGCCGAGCGGCGCAAGAAGGCGCTCGCCTCGCTCGATCAGGTGGGCCTTTCGGCCTGGGCGGACAGCTATCCGGCCGAGCTTTCCGGCGGCATGCAGCAGCGCGTGGGTCTCGCGCGCGGCCTGGCGACCGATCCGCAGATCCTGTTGATGGACGAGCCGTTCGGCGCGCTTGATCCGTTGATCCGCCGGGAGATGCAGGACGAGCTGCTCAACCTGCAGAAGACGCTCAAGAAGACCATCGTCTTCATCACGCACGATCTGAACGAGGCGCTGATACTGGGCGACCGCATCGCCATCATGAAGGACGGCCGCTTCGTCCAGGTCGGCTCCGCGCAGGAGATCGTCGCACATCCCGCGGACGATTATGTGAGCGCCTTTGTTGCCGATATCGACCGTGGGCGTGTCTTCACTGCGGGCGACGTGGCGGACGAACCCGCTGCGGTGCAGCTGACGGCAAGCGCGGAAGAGGCGATGGCGATCATGGAGGAGCGGAACCTCAACGCCCTCCATGTGCTGGACGGCGACACCGTCGCCGGCGTGGTCACCTATCAGGACCTGTCGGCCGAGCAGCGCCGCAACGGCAAGGCTAGAATGCTGGCGTCTGTCGTGATCTCCGACTTTCCTTCCGCGGCCAAGAACGCGCAGCTCCACGAGCTTTATGGGCTGGCCAGCAGCGGCTTGCCCATCGCGGTTGTCGGCGAGGGCGGCAAGCTCACCGGCGTCGTGGAGCCCGAGGCGGTGTTCGCCCAGCTTTCCCGCGAGGAGCAGCCGCAAGACGACGGAAAGAGCGAGGAGCCATCATGA
- a CDS encoding ABC transporter permease, with translation MISPSDILLIPLDDWINTIVRDFLVPNFRPFFRALQVPVTAVLNALEAFFQFVPMLVTTAAFALVAWRVVGRGLAIFTLVALVFIDMIDLWPETMTTLSMILTSVLFCTVIGVPVGILAAGSDKMWSVTRPVLDIMQTIPSFVYLVPIVMLFGVGMVPGIIATIIFALPPIIRLTNLGIRNVRGDLIEAAEAFGSTRWQMLWEVQFPLAIRTIMAGLNQTLMLSLSMVVIAALIGAGGLGLTVYTGLGRLDVGGATAGGVGIVLLAIILDRITQALGEQNGVRSLSLRQVFVSLFRLRRPVADEAKKTGP, from the coding sequence ATGATCAGCCCGTCGGACATCCTGCTCATCCCCTTGGACGACTGGATCAACACGATAGTGCGCGATTTCCTCGTGCCCAACTTCCGCCCGTTCTTCCGGGCCCTGCAGGTGCCGGTGACGGCGGTGCTCAACGCGTTGGAGGCGTTCTTCCAGTTCGTGCCGATGCTGGTCACCACGGCCGCCTTTGCGCTCGTCGCCTGGCGGGTGGTGGGGCGCGGACTGGCGATCTTCACGCTCGTCGCCCTGGTGTTCATCGACATGATCGACCTGTGGCCGGAGACCATGACCACCCTGTCGATGATCCTGACTTCGGTGCTGTTCTGCACCGTCATCGGCGTGCCCGTCGGCATCCTTGCGGCCGGCAGCGACAAAATGTGGTCCGTGACGCGGCCGGTTCTCGACATCATGCAGACGATCCCATCCTTCGTCTACCTCGTGCCGATCGTCATGCTGTTCGGCGTGGGCATGGTGCCGGGCATCATCGCCACCATCATCTTTGCCCTGCCTCCGATCATCAGGCTCACGAATCTGGGCATCCGCAATGTGCGCGGAGACCTGATCGAGGCGGCGGAGGCCTTCGGTTCGACGCGTTGGCAGATGCTGTGGGAAGTGCAGTTCCCGCTGGCGATCCGGACCATCATGGCGGGCCTGAACCAGACCCTTATGCTGTCCCTGTCGATGGTGGTCATCGCCGCGCTCATCGGCGCCGGCGGGCTCGGGCTCACCGTCTATACCGGGCTGGGACGGCTCGATGTGGGCGGCGCCACTGCGGGCGGCGTGGGCATCGTGCTGCTGGCGATCATCCTCGACCGCATTACCCAGGCGCTGGGCGAGCAGAACGGCGTTCGATCGCTGTCGCTGCGCCAGGTTTTCGTTTCACTGTTTCGTCTGCGCCGCCCGGTTGCGGACGAGGCCAAGAAGACGGGCCCATAG
- a CDS encoding SDR family NAD(P)-dependent oxidoreductase: MSQIDDRKTLVLTGASRGIGHAAVKRFSREGWRVITCSRQPFAVDCPWPAGPEDHIQLDLSDQEGVGIAIGEIRHRLDANGGRLDALVNNAAISPKLEGGKRMNSIDTPMHVWRDVFQVNFFAPIMLARGLFKELATAKGSIVNVTSIVGSRVHPFAGTAYATSKAALAALTREMAADFGPHGIRVNAIAPGEIETSILSPGTDKFIEQIPLRRLGQTSEVAETIYFLCSGQSSYVTGAEIHINGGQHV; this comes from the coding sequence GTGAGCCAGATCGATGACCGCAAGACACTGGTGTTGACCGGCGCCAGCCGGGGCATCGGCCACGCCGCCGTCAAGCGCTTCTCGCGCGAGGGATGGCGGGTCATCACCTGTTCGCGCCAGCCTTTCGCGGTGGACTGCCCGTGGCCTGCCGGCCCGGAGGATCATATCCAGCTTGACCTGTCGGACCAGGAAGGCGTGGGTATCGCCATTGGCGAGATCCGCCATCGGCTGGACGCCAATGGCGGCAGGCTCGACGCCCTCGTCAACAACGCCGCCATTTCGCCGAAACTCGAAGGCGGCAAGCGGATGAATTCCATCGACACGCCCATGCATGTCTGGCGCGACGTCTTCCAGGTGAACTTCTTCGCGCCCATCATGCTGGCCCGCGGCCTGTTCAAGGAGCTGGCGACCGCCAAGGGGTCGATCGTCAACGTCACCTCCATCGTCGGCAGCCGGGTCCACCCCTTCGCCGGCACCGCTTATGCCACGTCAAAGGCGGCGCTGGCCGCCCTGACGCGCGAGATGGCCGCCGATTTCGGACCCCACGGCATCCGCGTCAATGCCATCGCGCCGGGCGAGATCGAAACCTCGATCCTGTCGCCCGGAACCGACAAGTTCATCGAGCAAATCCCCCTCCGGCGCCTCGGCCAGACGTCCGAAGTCGCCGAAACGATCTACTTCCTATGCTCGGGCCAGTCATCCTACGTGACCGGCGCCGAAATCCATATCAATGGCGGGCAGCACGTCTAG
- the proX gene encoding glycine betaine/L-proline ABC transporter substrate-binding protein ProX has protein sequence MFSLKKAVPTLAAATLMCAGSLMPAQAQEMPGEGKSVRMARATWDTGWFHAEIYRQMLQELGYSVDTPTTLDNPPFYQAVSQGDVDLWVNGWFPLHNTYRSTFESGAEIVGAVAEGGALEGYLVDKASVEKFNIETLDDFKREEVKEAFDRNGDGKADLVACPPGWGCEVNIEHHLDAYELRDHVNPIKAGYSASMADAVAAYENGEPIFFYTWTPNWTVNELVPGEDVMWIEVPEVDLPENMMDLADAATLEGVEGCVDDPCTLGFPANDIVPVANSAFLEENPAVRALLENASIPLPAIFAQNAAMNEGDDDIEQQAANWIEENRETVDSWLEEARQAAN, from the coding sequence ATGTTCAGTCTCAAGAAAGCCGTGCCAACCCTCGCTGCCGCCACCTTGATGTGCGCCGGTTCGCTGATGCCGGCACAGGCGCAGGAAATGCCTGGCGAAGGCAAATCCGTGCGCATGGCCCGCGCCACCTGGGACACGGGCTGGTTCCACGCCGAGATCTACAGGCAGATGCTCCAGGAGCTCGGCTACTCGGTGGACACCCCCACGACGCTCGACAACCCGCCCTTCTACCAGGCGGTCTCCCAGGGGGACGTCGACCTGTGGGTCAATGGCTGGTTCCCGCTGCACAATACCTATCGCAGCACGTTCGAAAGCGGTGCCGAAATCGTCGGCGCGGTCGCCGAGGGCGGCGCGCTGGAAGGCTATCTGGTCGACAAGGCCTCAGTCGAGAAATTCAACATCGAAACGCTGGACGATTTCAAGCGCGAGGAGGTCAAGGAGGCCTTTGACCGCAATGGCGACGGCAAGGCCGACCTGGTTGCCTGTCCGCCCGGCTGGGGCTGCGAGGTCAACATCGAGCATCACCTGGACGCCTACGAATTGCGCGACCATGTGAACCCGATCAAGGCCGGCTACTCCGCTTCCATGGCAGACGCCGTGGCGGCCTATGAGAATGGCGAGCCGATCTTCTTCTACACCTGGACGCCCAACTGGACGGTCAACGAGCTGGTCCCGGGCGAGGATGTGATGTGGATCGAAGTTCCGGAGGTCGACCTGCCGGAAAACATGATGGATCTCGCCGACGCCGCCACGCTTGAAGGCGTCGAAGGCTGCGTGGACGATCCCTGCACGCTCGGTTTCCCGGCGAACGATATCGTCCCGGTGGCCAATAGCGCATTCCTGGAGGAGAATCCGGCTGTGCGCGCGCTGCTCGAGAACGCGTCCATCCCGCTGCCCGCCATCTTCGCGCAGAACGCCGCGATGAACGAAGGCGACGACGACATCGAACAGCAGGCCGCGAACTGGATCGAGGAAAACCGCGAGACGGTCGATTCCTGGCTCGAGGAAGCCCGGCAGGCAGCGAACTGA
- a CDS encoding transglycosylase domain-containing protein, producing MARNTRKRRIEPTFDAPSRRRAGGMRASEADRIVPPSRRRKPRGRKRARRSRRGGGFFFRFLRKFLYWSLVLGIWAGIAAAGLVAFYGARMPAATTWEIPDRPPNVKIVSIDGKLIANRGMTGGEAVGLHQMSPHIAQAVIAIEDRRFYSHWGVDPVGLARAMAENIVEGRIIQGGSTITQQLAKNLFLEPDRTVERKVQEVLLAVWLEQKHTKAQILEMYLNRVYFGSGAYGVEAASRRYFNKSARDVTLSEAALLAGLLKAPSRLSPARDPQAAEARAQIVLSAMREQGMIGDSELAAAMSAPATRAAAYWTGSEHYVADRVMEELPGLIGDTKDDVVVETTVDLSLQKLAERSIRTLIAEKGEELAVSQGALVSIDGSGAVRAMVGGYDYANSQFDRASEARRQPGSAFKPFVYMAALEQGRTPSSIRNDAPVKIGKWTPDNYKGKYHGQVTLAEALARSLNSVAAQLVMEVGPKAAVEVAHRMGIESRLKANASIALGTSEVTPLELTAAYVPFANGGYRPEIHFIRRVVSVSGKVLYERKAQRLPRVASPEVVGMMNAMMAGTLDYGSGRSAAFGWPAAGKTGTTQGSRDAWFVGYTANLVTGVWFGNDDARPTKATGSSLPALAWRDFMAVAHKGVPVAALPGGWSRARAPAGAGTPSRPVPQAAVAGGSAPAPCRPPRRPAARCRPPMSAAAISRGRRRSSTSSSAMAIETFRALAIRLNWFYIGRTPTGDRREPDR from the coding sequence ATGGCCAGGAACACGCGAAAACGGCGCATAGAGCCGACTTTCGACGCGCCTTCGCGCCGTCGCGCCGGCGGCATGCGCGCAAGCGAGGCCGACCGCATCGTCCCGCCGTCGCGCCGCAGGAAGCCGCGCGGAAGGAAGCGCGCAAGGAGATCGCGGCGCGGCGGCGGCTTCTTCTTCCGCTTCCTGCGAAAATTCCTCTATTGGAGCCTGGTGCTGGGCATCTGGGCCGGCATCGCCGCCGCGGGGCTCGTCGCCTTTTATGGCGCGCGCATGCCGGCGGCCACCACATGGGAGATCCCCGACCGCCCGCCGAACGTGAAGATCGTCTCGATCGACGGCAAGCTCATCGCCAACCGGGGGATGACCGGCGGCGAGGCCGTCGGGCTGCATCAGATGTCGCCGCACATCGCGCAGGCGGTGATCGCCATCGAGGACCGCCGCTTCTACTCCCACTGGGGCGTCGATCCCGTGGGCCTTGCCAGGGCCATGGCGGAGAACATCGTCGAAGGGCGGATCATCCAGGGTGGCTCCACCATCACCCAGCAATTGGCCAAGAACCTGTTCCTTGAGCCCGACCGCACGGTCGAGCGAAAGGTCCAGGAAGTGCTGCTGGCCGTCTGGCTGGAGCAGAAGCACACCAAGGCGCAGATCCTGGAGATGTATCTCAACAGGGTCTATTTCGGTTCCGGCGCCTATGGCGTGGAAGCGGCCTCGCGCCGCTATTTCAACAAGTCCGCCCGCGATGTCACCCTTTCCGAGGCGGCCCTACTGGCGGGCCTTCTCAAGGCGCCGTCGCGTCTGTCGCCGGCGCGCGATCCGCAGGCGGCCGAAGCGCGCGCGCAGATCGTGCTGTCGGCCATGCGCGAGCAGGGCATGATCGGCGACAGCGAGCTCGCCGCCGCCATGAGTGCGCCGGCCACGCGGGCGGCCGCATACTGGACCGGTTCCGAACATTATGTCGCCGATCGCGTGATGGAGGAACTGCCCGGGCTGATCGGCGATACGAAGGACGACGTTGTCGTCGAGACGACCGTCGATCTGTCGCTGCAGAAGCTGGCCGAACGGTCCATCCGAACGCTGATCGCGGAAAAGGGCGAAGAGCTGGCCGTCTCCCAGGGCGCGCTCGTTTCCATCGACGGGTCCGGCGCGGTGCGCGCCATGGTGGGCGGCTATGATTACGCCAACAGCCAGTTCGACCGCGCTTCCGAGGCCCGCCGTCAGCCGGGCTCCGCCTTCAAGCCCTTTGTCTACATGGCCGCGCTGGAGCAGGGCCGCACGCCCTCAAGCATCCGCAACGATGCGCCGGTCAAGATCGGCAAATGGACGCCGGACAACTACAAGGGCAAATATCACGGTCAGGTGACCCTGGCCGAGGCGCTTGCCCGCTCGCTCAATTCGGTGGCTGCCCAGCTGGTCATGGAGGTGGGGCCGAAGGCCGCGGTGGAGGTCGCGCATCGCATGGGCATCGAATCCCGGCTGAAGGCCAATGCCTCCATCGCGCTCGGAACCTCCGAGGTCACCCCGCTGGAGCTGACCGCCGCCTATGTCCCCTTCGCCAATGGCGGCTACAGGCCCGAGATACATTTCATCCGGCGGGTGGTCAGCGTGTCCGGGAAGGTGCTCTACGAGCGCAAGGCCCAGAGGCTGCCGCGGGTGGCAAGTCCCGAAGTGGTCGGCATGATGAACGCGATGATGGCGGGAACGCTCGATTACGGCTCGGGCCGCAGCGCGGCCTTCGGCTGGCCCGCCGCCGGCAAGACCGGCACGACGCAGGGTTCGCGGGATGCGTGGTTCGTGGGGTACACGGCCAACCTCGTGACCGGCGTCTGGTTCGGCAACGACGATGCGCGGCCGACAAAGGCCACCGGCAGCTCGCTCCCCGCGCTCGCATGGCGCGATTTCATGGCGGTTGCCCATAAAGGCGTGCCGGTCGCCGCGCTGCCGGGCGGCTGGAGCAGGGCGCGCGCGCCCGCCGGTGCCGGAACGCCGTCCCGCCCGGTGCCGCAGGCGGCGGTGGCCGGCGGCTCCGCCCCCGCGCCATGCCGTCCTCCGCGCCGTCCGGCCGCCCGGTGCCGCCCGCCGATGTCGGCGGCGGCCATCAGCCGCGGGAGACGTCGATCCTCGACATCATCCTCGGCAATGGCAATTGAGACGTTTCGCGCCCTCGCAATCCGCCTGAATTGGTTCTACATAGGGCGGACGCCAACCGGAGACCGCCGTGAGCCAGATCGATGA
- a CDS encoding carboxymuconolactone decarboxylase family protein: MTTQKQTGSESRYDKGLRALAEVDGEAGRKVVESLADIAPDFARYLIEFPFGDIYSRPGLGLREREIATIAALTALGHSSPQLKVHIQAGLNVGLTREEITETIMQMAVYSGFPTALNGLFAAKEVFEGNRAAEGEAA, from the coding sequence ATGACGACGCAGAAGCAAACCGGCTCCGAGAGCCGATACGACAAAGGCTTGCGGGCTCTTGCCGAGGTCGACGGCGAGGCCGGCCGCAAGGTCGTAGAATCGCTAGCCGACATCGCGCCGGATTTCGCGCGCTACCTGATCGAATTCCCTTTCGGCGACATCTATTCGCGCCCGGGCCTCGGGCTTCGGGAGCGCGAGATCGCAACGATCGCGGCGCTGACGGCCCTCGGGCACTCGTCACCGCAGCTCAAGGTCCATATCCAGGCCGGCCTGAATGTTGGCCTGACCCGCGAAGAGATCACCGAGACCATCATGCAGATGGCGGTCTATTCCGGCTTTCCGACAGCCCTGAACGGTCTTTTTGCGGCAAAGGAGGTTTTTGAGGGGAATCGGGCCGCCGAAGGAGAAGCGGCATGA
- a CDS encoding host attachment family protein: MANFRLQHDMWVLVADGEKALFLRNEGDAVYPNLEVVREIHDDNPPTREQGTDRPGRLYDTGDRHSSAVQETDWHRIEKRRFADEIASRLYKLAHAGKFDKLVLVAPPLVLGEMRKSLHKEVEEKVVGEVAKTLTNHTVPEMEKVLLAEGERP; encoded by the coding sequence ATGGCCAATTTCCGGCTTCAGCACGATATGTGGGTTCTGGTCGCGGACGGCGAGAAAGCGCTGTTCCTGCGCAATGAGGGGGATGCCGTATATCCGAACCTGGAGGTGGTCCGCGAGATTCACGACGACAATCCGCCGACGCGCGAACAGGGCACGGACAGGCCGGGCCGGCTGTACGATACCGGCGACAGGCACAGCAGCGCCGTTCAGGAAACGGACTGGCACCGCATCGAGAAACGACGCTTCGCCGACGAGATCGCGTCGCGGCTGTACAAGCTCGCCCATGCAGGGAAATTCGACAAGCTCGTCCTCGTAGCGCCGCCCCTGGTGCTGGGCGAAATGCGCAAATCACTGCACAAGGAAGTAGAGGAAAAGGTCGTCGGCGAGGTCGCCAAGACGCTGACGAACCACACCGTGCCGGAGATGGAAAAGGTGCTGTTGGCGGAGGGGGAGCGCCCCTAG